In a genomic window of Arvicanthis niloticus isolate mArvNil1 chromosome 8, mArvNil1.pat.X, whole genome shotgun sequence:
- the Cdk20 gene encoding cyclin-dependent kinase 20 isoform X2 yields MDQYCILGRIGEGAHGIVFKAKHVETGEIVALKKVALRRLEDGIPNQALREIKALQEIEDSQYVVQLKAVFPHGAGFVLAFEFMLSDLAEVVRHAQRPLAPAQVKSYLQMLLKGVAFCHANNIVHRDLKPANLLISASGQLKIADFGLARVFSPDGGRLYTHQVATRWYRAPELLYGARQYDQGVDLWAVGCIMGELLNGSPLFPGENDIEQLCCVLRILGTPSPRVWPEITELPDYNKISFKEQAPVPLEEVLPDASPQALDLLGQFLLYPPRQRIAASQLEHLLLTSKSLLQAEGGDTGLRSII; encoded by the exons ATGGATCAGTATTGCATCCTCGGTCGCATCGGGGAGGGCGCCCATGGAATCGTCTTCAAAGCCAAGCACGTAGAG ACTGGCGAGATCGTTGCCCTCAAGAAGGTGGCCCTGCGGCGGCTGGAGGATGGTATTCCTAACCAGGCCCTCAGGGAAATCAAAGCTCTGCAGGAGATCGAGGACAGTCAATAC GTGGTGCAGCTGAAGGCCGTGTTCCCACACGGTGCAGGCTTTGTGCTGGCTTTCGAGTTTATGCTGTCGGACCTGGCAGAGGTGGTGCGTCATGCCCAGAGGCCACTGGCCCCAGCACAGGTCAAGAGCTACCTGCAGATGCTGCTCAAAGGTGTTGCATTCTGCCATGCCAACAACATTGTGCATCGG GATCTGAAGCCTGCCAACCTGCTCATCAGTGCCTCAGGCCAGCTCAAGATAGCTGACTTTGGCCTGGCCCGGGTCTTCTCTCCAGATGGTGGTCGCCTCTACACACATCAGGTGGCCACCAG GTGGTACCGAGCTCCTGAGCTCCTGTACGGTGCTCGGCAGTATGACCAGGGCGTTGACCTATG GGCTGTGGGCTGCATTATGGGAGAGCTGTTGAATGGGTCCCCCCTGTTCCCGGGAGAAAACGATATTGAACAACTGTGCTGTGTGCTTCGCATCCTGGGAACCCCGAGTCCTCGAGTCTGGCCG GAGATCACAGAGCTGCCTGACTACAACAAGATCTCCTTCAAGGAGCAGGCACCAGTGCCCCTGGAGGAGGTTCTGCCTGATGCCTCTCCCCAGGCCTTGGACCTGCTGGGCCAGTTCCTCCTCTACCCTCCACGACAGCGAATTGCAGCCTCCCAG CTAGAACATTTACTCCTAACATCTAAATCACTACTACAAGCTGAGGGTGGTGATACAGGCTTGAGATCTATCATTTGA
- the Cdk20 gene encoding cyclin-dependent kinase 20 isoform X1 — protein MDQYCILGRIGEGAHGIVFKAKHVETGEIVALKKVALRRLEDGIPNQALREIKALQEIEDSQYVVQLKAVFPHGAGFVLAFEFMLSDLAEVVRHAQRPLAPAQVKSYLQMLLKGVAFCHANNIVHRDLKPANLLISASGQLKIADFGLARVFSPDGGRLYTHQVATRWYRAPELLYGARQYDQGVDLWAVGCIMGELLNGSPLFPGENDIEQLCCVLRILGTPSPRVWPEITELPDYNKISFKEQAPVPLEEVLPDASPQALDLLGQFLLYPPRQRIAASQALLHQYFFTAPLPAHPSELPIPQRPGGPAPKAHPGPPHVHDFHVDRPLEESLLNPELIRPFIPEG, from the exons ATGGATCAGTATTGCATCCTCGGTCGCATCGGGGAGGGCGCCCATGGAATCGTCTTCAAAGCCAAGCACGTAGAG ACTGGCGAGATCGTTGCCCTCAAGAAGGTGGCCCTGCGGCGGCTGGAGGATGGTATTCCTAACCAGGCCCTCAGGGAAATCAAAGCTCTGCAGGAGATCGAGGACAGTCAATAC GTGGTGCAGCTGAAGGCCGTGTTCCCACACGGTGCAGGCTTTGTGCTGGCTTTCGAGTTTATGCTGTCGGACCTGGCAGAGGTGGTGCGTCATGCCCAGAGGCCACTGGCCCCAGCACAGGTCAAGAGCTACCTGCAGATGCTGCTCAAAGGTGTTGCATTCTGCCATGCCAACAACATTGTGCATCGG GATCTGAAGCCTGCCAACCTGCTCATCAGTGCCTCAGGCCAGCTCAAGATAGCTGACTTTGGCCTGGCCCGGGTCTTCTCTCCAGATGGTGGTCGCCTCTACACACATCAGGTGGCCACCAG GTGGTACCGAGCTCCTGAGCTCCTGTACGGTGCTCGGCAGTATGACCAGGGCGTTGACCTATG GGCTGTGGGCTGCATTATGGGAGAGCTGTTGAATGGGTCCCCCCTGTTCCCGGGAGAAAACGATATTGAACAACTGTGCTGTGTGCTTCGCATCCTGGGAACCCCGAGTCCTCGAGTCTGGCCG GAGATCACAGAGCTGCCTGACTACAACAAGATCTCCTTCAAGGAGCAGGCACCAGTGCCCCTGGAGGAGGTTCTGCCTGATGCCTCTCCCCAGGCCTTGGACCTGCTGGGCCAGTTCCTCCTCTACCCTCCACGACAGCGAATTGCAGCCTCCCAG GCCCTTCTGCATCAGTATTTCTTCACAGCTCCTCTGCCTGCCCATCCATCTGAGCTGCCAATCCCTCAGCGCCCAGGGGGACCTGCACCCAAGGCTCACCCAGGGCCTCCCCATGTCCACGACTTCCATGTGGATCGGCCACTTGAGGAGTCACTGTTGAACCCAGAACTGATTCGGCCCTTCATCCCAGAGGGGTGA
- the Cdk20 gene encoding cyclin-dependent kinase 20 isoform X3, giving the protein MDQYCILGRIGEGAHGIVFKAKHVETGEIVALKKVALRRLEDGIPNQALREIKALQEIEDSQYVVQLKAVFPHGAGFVLAFEFMLSDLAEVVRHAQRPLAPAQVKSYLQMLLKGVAFCHANNIVHRDLKPANLLISASGQLKIADFGLARVFSPDGGRLYTHQVATRRSQSCLTTTRSPSRSRHQCPWRRFCLMPLPRPWTCWASSSSTLHDSELQPPRPFCISISSQLLCLPIHLSCQSLSAQGDLHPRLTQGLPMSTTSMWIGHLRSHC; this is encoded by the exons ATGGATCAGTATTGCATCCTCGGTCGCATCGGGGAGGGCGCCCATGGAATCGTCTTCAAAGCCAAGCACGTAGAG ACTGGCGAGATCGTTGCCCTCAAGAAGGTGGCCCTGCGGCGGCTGGAGGATGGTATTCCTAACCAGGCCCTCAGGGAAATCAAAGCTCTGCAGGAGATCGAGGACAGTCAATAC GTGGTGCAGCTGAAGGCCGTGTTCCCACACGGTGCAGGCTTTGTGCTGGCTTTCGAGTTTATGCTGTCGGACCTGGCAGAGGTGGTGCGTCATGCCCAGAGGCCACTGGCCCCAGCACAGGTCAAGAGCTACCTGCAGATGCTGCTCAAAGGTGTTGCATTCTGCCATGCCAACAACATTGTGCATCGG GATCTGAAGCCTGCCAACCTGCTCATCAGTGCCTCAGGCCAGCTCAAGATAGCTGACTTTGGCCTGGCCCGGGTCTTCTCTCCAGATGGTGGTCGCCTCTACACACATCAGGTGGCCACCAG GAGATCACAGAGCTGCCTGACTACAACAAGATCTCCTTCAAGGAGCAGGCACCAGTGCCCCTGGAGGAGGTTCTGCCTGATGCCTCTCCCCAGGCCTTGGACCTGCTGGGCCAGTTCCTCCTCTACCCTCCACGACAGCGAATTGCAGCCTCCCAG GCCCTTCTGCATCAGTATTTCTTCACAGCTCCTCTGCCTGCCCATCCATCTGAGCTGCCAATCCCTCAGCGCCCAGGGGGACCTGCACCCAAGGCTCACCCAGGGCCTCCCCATGTCCACGACTTCCATGTGGATCGGCCACTTGAGGAGTCACTGTTGA